Proteins from a genomic interval of Mycoplasmopsis columboralis:
- a CDS encoding DUF262 domain-containing protein, whose translation MTTKSKNSYENLSAIEALNKANTNILLIPDIQRDYVWDVEDIESLFDSIVRNFPIGSFIFFKTTSQYIRECKLNLYSFFHKYRKSDTKNQQVPKNIIDGIDRYIVIDGQQRLTSLNIGLYGYYEVYKGGRGKKRNENENWAKKELYYNMRYYDNEDYSSEDTAENSQDNKVNKRFVFLEEKQMSEKQKQNFIKIKEVIFKSNRKEFIKEIEEKYSFNKKKFSRSFRDLEILRTRLHEKKSNALVHYYSVNENDYNNAVDIFIKTNGSGKKLSKSDLIFSALVSYWPEGKEKIDSLLKSINGINVDEKRRFNFSRDYLILACLILLDKSARLKISDLTESVIEDIQKKWEKFEHAFNQLVNILKYFKLEDKLIPSYNATIPVLYFIFKTSKFDDTKKIYVNKNLETSKFEIFKYLIISFAKNLFGMSSSSSLDRIRNILNEKFCKEKNLFKIQFTVDLFDDIEVVGLRNFKVDQEEIERWIRKFKYNSHYSHAYMLLKLLYRDLDNFLKFDLDHCHPKNPENGYIGTLDKIFEMKRNIL comes from the coding sequence ATGACAACAAAAAGTAAAAACTCTTATGAAAACCTAAGTGCTATTGAAGCCCTAAATAAAGCCAATACAAACATCTTGCTAATTCCAGATATTCAACGAGATTATGTTTGAGATGTTGAAGACATCGAAAGTCTGTTTGATTCAATAGTTAGAAATTTTCCAATCGGATCTTTTATTTTTTTCAAAACCACATCTCAATATATTAGGGAATGTAAATTAAATTTATACAGCTTTTTTCATAAGTATAGAAAATCTGATACAAAAAATCAACAGGTTCCTAAAAATATAATAGACGGTATAGATCGTTATATTGTTATTGATGGTCAACAAAGATTAACTTCGCTTAATATTGGTTTATATGGATACTATGAAGTATACAAAGGAGGAAGAGGTAAAAAAAGAAACGAAAACGAGAACTGAGCTAAAAAAGAACTTTATTACAATATGAGATATTACGATAATGAAGACTATAGTTCTGAAGATACTGCAGAAAATAGTCAAGATAATAAAGTTAACAAAAGATTTGTCTTCTTGGAAGAAAAACAGATGAGTGAAAAGCAAAAACAAAATTTTATAAAAATAAAAGAAGTAATTTTTAAATCAAATCGAAAGGAATTTATTAAAGAAATTGAAGAAAAATATAGTTTTAATAAGAAAAAATTCAGTCGCTCTTTTAGGGATCTTGAAATTTTACGTACAAGATTACATGAAAAAAAGTCCAACGCATTAGTTCATTACTATTCGGTTAATGAAAATGATTATAATAATGCTGTTGATATTTTTATCAAAACAAACGGAAGTGGAAAAAAACTATCAAAATCAGATTTAATTTTCTCTGCTTTAGTTTCTTATTGACCAGAAGGAAAGGAAAAAATAGATTCTTTATTGAAATCAATAAACGGAATAAACGTTGATGAAAAACGCAGATTTAACTTTAGCCGAGATTACTTAATTCTTGCCTGTTTGATCTTGTTGGATAAAAGTGCTAGACTGAAAATTTCTGACTTGACCGAAAGCGTAATTGAAGACATTCAAAAAAAATGAGAAAAATTTGAACATGCATTTAATCAGTTGGTGAATATACTAAAATATTTTAAATTAGAAGATAAACTAATACCTTCCTATAATGCGACTATACCTGTTCTTTATTTTATATTCAAAACTTCAAAATTTGATGATACAAAAAAGATATACGTAAACAAAAATTTGGAAACCTCTAAGTTTGAAATATTCAAATATTTAATAATTTCTTTCGCTAAAAATCTTTTTGGTATGTCCAGTTCTTCTTCATTGGATAGAATAAGAAATATATTGAATGAGAAATTTTGCAAAGAAAAAAATCTGTTTAAAATACAATTTACAGTTGATCTTTTTGATGATATTGAAGTTGTTGGTTTACGAAATTTTAAAGTAGATCAAGAAGAAATTGAAAGATGAATAAGAAAATTCAAATACAATTCTCACTATTCTCATGCATACATGTTATTGAAATTATTGTATCGAGATCTTGATAATTTTTTAAAATTCGATCTAGATCATTGTCATCCTAAAAATCCTGAGAACGGATATATTGGAACATTGGATAAAATTTTTGAAATGAAAAGAAACATTCTTTAG